GACGAGGTGCTCGACCGCGGCATGCTGGAGGTGTTGCCGCTGACGCACATCCGCGGCCGCTCGCTGCACGACTCGTTCGTCATCGTCGACGAGGCGCAGTCGCTGGAGCGCAACGTGCTGCTCACCGTGCTCTCGCGCATCGGCGCCGGTTCGCGGGTGGTGCTGACGCACGACGTCGCCCAGCGCGACAACCTGCGGGTCGGCCGGCACGACGGCGTGGCCGCGGTGATCGAGGCGCTGCAGGGGCATCCGCTGTTCGCGCACGTCACCCTCACCCGCTCGGAGCGCTCGCCGATCGCGGCCCTGGTCACCGAGATGCTCGAGGACCTGCCGCTCTAGCTGAGTCGAAGCCGGTGATCGTGCCGGACAGCTTCGGGTGCGCGCGTAGCCTCTAGCTGGCGCAATTGGCTGGCGCAATCGAGGTCGCTGTCGAAAGTGGAGAGTCGTGAAGCTGTCGGTAGTCGTGCCGTGCTACAACGAGGAATCGGTGCTGGAACAGCTGTTCCAGGCACTCGTCGAGCAGCTCGGTGCGATCACTTCGGAGTACGAGGTGATCCTTGTCGACGACGGGAGCCGGGACGCCACGCTTGCGATGCTGCGTGAGTTCTCCCGGCGCGACGGGCGGTTCCGATATCTCGCGTTGAGCCGCAATTTCGGCAAGGAATCTGCCATGCTGGCCGGGCTGAGCCAGGCGCGTGGTGACGCAGTTGCGATCATGGACGCCGACTTGCAGCATCCGCCGCACTTGCTCGCGCAGATGCTGCCGTACCTCGACGGCGACTACGACCAGGTGGTCGCGCGCCGCACGCGGACCGGGGACGCCGCCGTCCGCACGTTCGCCTCTCGGCAGTACTACCGGCTGATGAACCGGCTGAGCGACGTGCCGCTGGAAGACGGGGTCGGAGACTTCCGGGTGCTCAGCCGGACCGCGGTCCGTGCGCTGCTCGCCCTCGGCGAGTACAACCGCTTCTCCAAAGGGCTGTTCTCCTGGATCGGCTTCAACACGGCGACGGTCGACTACCAGAACGTGGCGCGTGAGGCCGGCGAGAGCAAGTGGCGGCTTCGGGACCTGGTCAACTACGGCATCGACGGGATCCTGTCCTTCAACACCAAGCCACTGCGGTTCGCGATCCACCTGGGTATCGTGGTTTCGCTCAGTGCCCTCGTCTATGCGGTGTGGGTGCTGGTGCAGGCGATCGTCAGCGGGGTGTCGGCACCCGGATACGTCACCCTGATCTGCGCCGTGGTGGGGTTCGGCGGCCTGCAGATGATCCTGCTCGGGGTGATCGGCGAGTACCTGGGCCGGATCTACGCCGAGACCAAGGGTCGGCCGCACTTTCTGTTGAAGGAGGCGAGCGGACCGGTGGTGCTGCCGGTCACCGAGGTGCTCGGCCCGGCCCACGAGCAGCTGGTCGCCGCGATCGAGCAGGCAGTGGCGCGCTCGGCGGAATCGAAGGCCACCCGCGAAGGCTGATGGTGCTCAAACGTCTCGCGCGCTTCGGTGCGATCGGTGTCCTCAACACCGGGATCTACTACGCCGTCTACCTCGTGCTCAGAACAGAGATCACCTATCTGCTAGCGCATGTCTGCGCGTTCGTCGTCGCGATGATCTGCTCGTACTTCCTGAACTGCTACCTGACGTTTCGCACGCGGCCGACCTGGCGCACGTTCCTGCTGTTCCCACTTTCCAACGTGGCGAACTTCGTCCTGACCACCGTCGGGCTGCGCATTGCGGTAGCCGGACTGGGCATCGATCAGCGGATCGCGCCGCTGGCCGTCGCCGTATTCGCGATTCCGTTGACCTACATCCTCGCTCACCACATCATGATCGGCAGACTCAGCGGCGTCGGGCACCCGCCCGAGGTAGGGCTCGCTGACTCCCACCGGGATGCGGCCGACTCCTAAGCGAGCAGTTCGCTGAACCGGGCTCCATCCCGGCGCAAATCACCGGTTATCGTCCTTCCCATGACGGCGCGTTCGGCAGGACAACTGAAAGCGCCGAGGTCGAACCCCCGCGCCACCAACCTGCCTTGGGTTCCCCGCTGGGAGGCCGGGCTGTTAGCCACCTGGTTCATCGTGTTCGCGATCCTGGCGGAGTTCTTCCCGCGGACCGGCGACGACTGGGCCTGGGGTACACACGAAGGCACAGATCGGCTTTCACACTTCTTCTCCGGGATCAATGGGCGCTACGGCGGAGATCTGACCGTGCTCATACTGGTCCGCGCCGGTCTCTTCGCGCCACTGGTTGTCTCGGCGATCGTCTGCGCGACCCTGTTTCTCGTGCTGCAGGTGTCCGACAACCGCTCGCCGCTCGGCTACGGGCTGGTCGGTCTGCTATTCCTCACCATGCCGCTGGGTACCTGGCGCGAGAGTGTCGTCTGGCTCTCCGGCTTCACGAACTACGCCTTCGCCGCGCTCGCCTTCCTCGGCCTTTTCGCTCTCGCCAAGGGCGAGTGGAGCGGTCGCCTTCGGCGGCCGGGAGCAGGCCGACTCGCGCTGGTCGCGCTCGCCGGGTTCGTCGGTCAACTGTTCATGGAAAACGTCACGCTCAGCATCTGTGTCATGGGTGTAGGGCTCAGCCTCCTGTTCCGTCGAGTGCATGGTCGCTGGGGTCCCTACGTGCTGACCTGGACCGCGGCGGGATTCGTCGGTGCTGCTGTGATGTTCTCCAATTCGGCGTACCGGACCGTGGCCCGTGGTGGACCCGCCTATCAGAAGACCCAGGTCCTGTCCGGGAAGAACGGACTACACGATCTGGCCGTCAAATTGTTCGACTACATCAGTACCCACGCCGTCGTGCTGAACGTAGTTCTGAATGCGACACTCGTCGTCCTCGTAGTTCTTCTAGTCATCGCATCCGGCCGATTCCGAACCGGCGCCGGACAGGTGATCATCGTGCTGTCCTTCGCGTTTCTGCTGCTGTCCTGGGGGCTGTGGTTGGCCGAGCGGCATCGGCACCTTGGCACGCGAACCCGATCGCTCGCGATGCTGGCTACCTTGCTTCTCCTGGCGATGCTGGTGCTGACGGCGCTGACGCTTATCCGCTCCCGCGAGCGGCGTTGGTCGATGGGCGTGGCCGTCGCATCGTCGGTCGTGTTGATCGGACCGCTACTGTTCGTCAATCCGATCGGGCCGCGCTGCTTCTATCCGACCTACCTGCTCTTGCTGGTTGCGGTGAGCGTCGTCGCGCGCGAGGTACGCGAACGGCTCAGCGTAGTCGGGCGCCCCGAGTTCTCAGTTCCGCTCCACCTGGCGTCGGCCGCAATCGTGGTGCTGATGTTCGTGGTGTACGTCACTATCAGCCACGCGCTCGACCGGCGGCTCGACCATATCCATCAGGCGGTTGACGCCGGACGCGATCATGTGCAGATCAGCCCGCTGCCATATCCGTATTACGTGCACAACGGCGATCCGTTCTTCTCGGTGCTCTATGAGCGGTTCAAGGCGTATTACGGCCTGCCGAGCGATCTCGTCGTGCAACTGGTGCCCAATCCCTGGCTGCGCGTTCCTGGAAAGCCGCCCCCACTGCCCGCACCATGATGACCGGCCGGCGGGCGGGTCATCTCGCTGACCCGCGGACTCGCCGCAGTTGATGAATCAGCCGCGTACCTACCCGTCTCAGCAGTTGCCGAGTACCGAGGCCTCGTGCGCGACTCGGCCCCTCGGTGAGATGCCAATAGGACGACTTGGTGATCGTGCTTGCATCTGGCTTGTAGAAGGGTGCGACGAGCGAGAGATGCGGACGCTCCCACGCAATATCGCGGCGAACGATCTTGGCGGGAACCCCCGCCGCGATGCAGTTGTTGGGAACCGATTTCGTCACGATGCTGCCGTATCCGATCACACTGCCGGACCCGATCTTGGCGCCGCCGAGTACGACGGCCGCGCGCCCCAGCCAGACATGTGCTCCGATCGTGATTGATCGAGCGGGATTGGCACGCAAACCGGTGCGAACGTCAAAGATCGGGTGGCCGTCGTCGGCGCGCACCTGATTCTCGCTGGCGAACATGACATCGTCACCGATGGTGATGTGCGCTCCCTCAGTGGCCGACATGGCGCACACCGAGGTCATCGATACATTGCGCCCGATCGAGACCACCGAGTCCTGCCCGACCCGGATCGCGGCGCGCAGCGGAGGTGCGCCGTCGTTACCGCCGATTCGCAGCACACCGTTATTGCAGTCGAAGTCCACAATCAAGCTCTCGATACGGGCACGGGGATCAATGGTGACCGTGTTGTTCGAGCCGGTGAATTTGACTCGTATTCCCTTTTCCTGCCTGCCCTGATAGCTGATCGAGTTTCCGCGCTCATCGGCGTAGGTGGACAGTTCGTGGATTATCGGCATTCCCCGGCCTTCGGTCTACTAGCTGACTGATGATGTAACGATCGTGAACACCGCAAACGCATTCAGGCTCATGCTCGGTAGGCGGAACGGGTACCAATCGACGCCGACTGTGTCGGGCCGGAACGCGTACCGAAGCTGCTCTTTGATGGATTGGAAGTGGTTGCGATGATCGATGGCGCCGATCAGCTTGTAACGGTCGCCGAGGCCTGCGCGTCGAGCCGCCCGGCCCGAGGTCACTGCCTTTCCGACTCGGTAGGCGAGGCCGGGGTCGGTCGGCAGGAGAATCGTGATCTGGCCGCCCGGCCTGACCACGCGCCGCATCTCGCGCGCAGCCATCAGCGGACTGTCCACGTGGTGAAGTAGGCAGGTGGCGATGACGCGGTCGAAGGTCCCGTCACGCTGCGGTATCGACAGAACATCGCAGGCCTCGGCGCGGATCCGGCTGTCGGCGCTCAGCTGGTCGGGCAGCACCGGCAGGCGCAGGTCGGTGACGAGGTAGTCGGTGAACTGGTGCCGGACGAACGGAATGTGTTCGCCGCGGTTGCCGCCGACTTCCAGCACGCGCGGAAAACTCGCCTGCGGACCGTACCGGCGCTCCATCGCTCGGTGCATGTAGGTGTGGAATACCGAGCCGTCGGCGGTCGCCGTGACGCTGGAGTAGTGCTCGCCGTACCAGTCCGCCAAGATGCTCGCGGGATCCTCGCCTGGGTCGGCTGTCATCCCGTCCTCCTCTCGGCGGCGGAGTCAGCCGCTGGCATCGGCCGGCATCGGCTCGGCCCGATGGTATCGGACCCGACTCGTCAGCGCCGTGCCCCGGAGTGTCGGCCGGCAGCGGTTACGGAGATCCCCGGAATGGACGTTAGAGTTCAGCGGGCGCCGGGCGGTGTGGTGGTGCCGAGTGACCGCGCCTACAAGCACGAACTCGATGGAGGGCAGCGTGACGTTGCTTCCTGCTGGGTGTGGGACGTCGTGACTGCCACGCCGGCCATCGCGCCGGTCGCACGAGACACCCGGCGCCCGCCTCGCTGGGAGCTGGCCGTTGTCGGCACGTGGTTCGTCGTCCTCGCCGCGCTGGCGGACTGTTTCCCGCGCAGTGGCGATGACTGGGTCTGGGGATCGGCCGCCGGCAACCGCCGCCTCGACACGTTCTTCGCCGGCATCAACGGCAGGTATGGGGGAAACCTGCTGATCGTTGCGCTGCTGCGAACCGGACCGCTTGCCGCCGTCGTGCTCTCCGCTGTCGTATGTGCCAGCGCCGTGCTGCTCCTCCAGCTCACCGGCAACCGCACGCCGCTCGGCTACGGGCTCGTCAGCGCGCTCGTCCTCGCCATGCCGTTGGGCGTGTGGCGGCAGGGTGTGGTCTGGCTGTCCGGGTTCGTCAACTACGGCGTCGCCACGCTCTTCCTGCTGGGCTTTCTCGTCATTGTCGCTTCCGAGTGGTCGCGATTCGGTCAGCCCGGGCCGCCCGGGCAGCCTGCCGCGCCGCCGCGGCTGCAACTGGTGGCGGTGGCGGTGGCCGGGTTCACCGGACAACTGTTCATGGAGCACGTCACGCTGTGTATCTGCGCGTTGGGCATCGTGCTGACCTTTGCCGGCCGCCGGGTGCATCGTTCTTGGCCGACGATGACCACCACGTGGACTCTCGCGGCCCTGGTCGGCGCCGCCGCGATGTTCTCCAACTCCGCGTACCGCCACGCGGTGGCGGGTAACGCCAAGTATCAGGGCGTGCAGCCGGCCTCCGGCAAACACGCGGCGCGCAAGCTGGCCGTGAAGGTCGTCGACTACCTGCCCACGCAGGCGGTGGTGCAGAATCTCGCTCTCAACGCGGTACTGCTCGTGTTGTTGGTCCTGATCGCATTGCGCGCCAAGCGGATCGCCGGCGCGTGGAGCAGGTGGGCGATCGTAGCGGTCGTCGCGTCTGTCGCATGGGCGGCTCTCGGGTACTGGCTGTGGCTCGTCGAGCGCCACGGGGGGACCGCCGAACGGGTACGCGCGCTGGCAACGCTCGACGTCGTGCTGTTGGCGATCGCGCTCGTCGTGACCGGTGCGAAGCTGCTGTCCGACCGTCGTAGGCGGTGGACTCTGTGGCTGTTGTGCGCGGCCGTGGTCCTGCTGGTCCTCCCGTTGGCAGTCGTCCATCCGCTGGGGCCACGCTGCTTCTATCCGTCCTATTTCCTGTTGCTGGCGATCGTCAGCCTTCTGGCCACGCCCGCCGCCGAGGCGTTCGCAGTCCTGCGCGTCAAAGGCGTCGCGTTTGCTCCGCACGCAATCGCCCTAGTGCTGCTGGTCGCGATGTTCATCGTCTACGTGCGTGTCGACCGGGCGGCCGAGCGCCGAATCGCAGCGGTTCGCGCTGCTGTGGCCGCGGGCCACAGCAGCGTCGAGGTGAAGCCACTGCCGTTCCCCAGCTTCGTTCATGACGGCGACCCGTTCAACCCGCGGCTACAGAGGAGCTTCAAGGTGTATAACCACCTGCCGCGCGACCTACGGATCGAATTGGTGCCGAACCCGTGGGTTCGCTCGCCCGGCAAACCTGCCCGCTCGCGATCCTGATTGCTGAGTTCGCGTGTCCATGCCCAGAACCCCACCGCCTCGATGCCGGGTTGCAAGCCAGCGATTCGAGTTGGGAATTCACCACTGCCTGGCACTGCTACGAGCAACTGCGGTCGGACTACGCCACTGTCAACCCACCCGCGGACCACACGAAGTCACCCAAGCCGACCGAATGTCAGAACCGAAGGCCGCAGGTTCTTGACACCTACTACCAACGGCTTTGTCCATGGCGGCGCCGGCACGGTCAATTTGCTCATTGAGAAGACCGTCGGCTGCTGTCTTACGACGCCACTGACGAGCTCTCGCGCATCGCGGCCGGCGCACGGGTAGTGCTGACGTACGAAGTTGCCCAGCGTGACGACCCGTTGGGTCGACCGGCACCAGGGCGCGGAGGCGGTGATCGAGGCACTGCAGGGGCACCCGCAGTTTGCGCACGTCAAGCTCACTCGCTCACTTGGAGCGCTAGCCGCCCTGATCCATCGAGATACTTGACGACCTGCCGATCTAGGCGGTTACCGGGACCGTTCCCAAAGTCGGCGCCGTGCCGTGCGGAGAGCCCGATGAGTGCG
This genomic stretch from Jatrophihabitans cynanchi harbors:
- a CDS encoding glycosyltransferase family 2 protein, translating into MKLSVVVPCYNEESVLEQLFQALVEQLGAITSEYEVILVDDGSRDATLAMLREFSRRDGRFRYLALSRNFGKESAMLAGLSQARGDAVAIMDADLQHPPHLLAQMLPYLDGDYDQVVARRTRTGDAAVRTFASRQYYRLMNRLSDVPLEDGVGDFRVLSRTAVRALLALGEYNRFSKGLFSWIGFNTATVDYQNVAREAGESKWRLRDLVNYGIDGILSFNTKPLRFAIHLGIVVSLSALVYAVWVLVQAIVSGVSAPGYVTLICAVVGFGGLQMILLGVIGEYLGRIYAETKGRPHFLLKEASGPVVLPVTEVLGPAHEQLVAAIEQAVARSAESKATREG
- a CDS encoding GtrA family protein, which translates into the protein MVLKRLARFGAIGVLNTGIYYAVYLVLRTEITYLLAHVCAFVVAMICSYFLNCYLTFRTRPTWRTFLLFPLSNVANFVLTTVGLRIAVAGLGIDQRIAPLAVAVFAIPLTYILAHHIMIGRLSGVGHPPEVGLADSHRDAADS
- a CDS encoding DUF6056 family protein: MTARSAGQLKAPRSNPRATNLPWVPRWEAGLLATWFIVFAILAEFFPRTGDDWAWGTHEGTDRLSHFFSGINGRYGGDLTVLILVRAGLFAPLVVSAIVCATLFLVLQVSDNRSPLGYGLVGLLFLTMPLGTWRESVVWLSGFTNYAFAALAFLGLFALAKGEWSGRLRRPGAGRLALVALAGFVGQLFMENVTLSICVMGVGLSLLFRRVHGRWGPYVLTWTAAGFVGAAVMFSNSAYRTVARGGPAYQKTQVLSGKNGLHDLAVKLFDYISTHAVVLNVVLNATLVVLVVLLVIASGRFRTGAGQVIIVLSFAFLLLSWGLWLAERHRHLGTRTRSLAMLATLLLLAMLVLTALTLIRSRERRWSMGVAVASSVVLIGPLLFVNPIGPRCFYPTYLLLLVAVSVVAREVRERLSVVGRPEFSVPLHLASAAIVVLMFVVYVTISHALDRRLDHIHQAVDAGRDHVQISPLPYPYYVHNGDPFFSVLYERFKAYYGLPSDLVVQLVPNPWLRVPGKPPPLPAP
- a CDS encoding acyltransferase, which codes for MPIIHELSTYADERGNSISYQGRQEKGIRVKFTGSNNTVTIDPRARIESLIVDFDCNNGVLRIGGNDGAPPLRAAIRVGQDSVVSIGRNVSMTSVCAMSATEGAHITIGDDVMFASENQVRADDGHPIFDVRTGLRANPARSITIGAHVWLGRAAVVLGGAKIGSGSVIGYGSIVTKSVPNNCIAAGVPAKIVRRDIAWERPHLSLVAPFYKPDASTITKSSYWHLTEGPSRARGLGTRQLLRRVGTRLIHQLRRVRGSAR
- a CDS encoding class I SAM-dependent methyltransferase, coding for MADWYGEHYSSVTATADGSVFHTYMHRAMERRYGPQASFPRVLEVGGNRGEHIPFVRHQFTDYLVTDLRLPVLPDQLSADSRIRAEACDVLSIPQRDGTFDRVIATCLLHHVDSPLMAAREMRRVVRPGGQITILLPTDPGLAYRVGKAVTSGRAARRAGLGDRYKLIGAIDHRNHFQSIKEQLRYAFRPDTVGVDWYPFRLPSMSLNAFAVFTIVTSSVS